In the Carassius gibelio isolate Cgi1373 ecotype wild population from Czech Republic chromosome B24, carGib1.2-hapl.c, whole genome shotgun sequence genome, one interval contains:
- the cluap1 gene encoding clusterin-associated protein 1 homolog has protein sequence MSFRDLRNFTEMMRALGYPRLISMENFRSPNFPLVAEILIWLVKRYEPQMEIPSDVDTESDRVFFIKAVAQFMATKAHVKLNLKRLYQADGYAVKEMLKITSILYNAMKTKENTDEEHNNDENSKFKFDLGSKIADLKVARQLGSEITAKGAALFDLLGLEEDLRESRTAAIARPLEITETERALTAAVKDVTESIQKTKDLLNNVSSDEASLEAKIEKKKQDLERNQKRLQTLQSVRPAFMDEYEKIEQDLQKQYQTYVEKFRNLSFLERQLDDYHRAEQERFEEAEMAMKMRQNKLKEEEKRLMRSGARDEDSDVDIPEDEGSDSDIEDGQQPRPRHTQISGRGGARFIGSMRGGDSEESEDSEIDVDNDDEDGEEDEDEEEEENEDLDEDNDSLEGSSTKPGRSNRLLHPQILEESDNDF, from the exons ATGTCTTTTAGAGATCTGAGAA ATTTCACAGAGATGATGCGAGCACTAGGCTACCCTCGTCTCATCTCCATGGAGAACTTCAGATCTCCAAACTTCCCTTTAGTAGCTGAAATCCTCATCTGGCTTGTTAAGCG ATATGAACCTCAGATGGAAATTCCCAGTGATGTTGACACAGAGTCAGACAGAGTGTTCTTCATCAAAGCCGTGGCTCAATTCATG GCAACTAAAGCTCATGTGAAGCTGAATCTCAAGCGTCTGTATCAGGCAGACGGTTACGCTGTGAAAGAGATGCTGAAAATCACCAGCATCCTTTACAATGCCATGAAAACCAAAGAGAACACCGATGAGGAACACAACAATGACGAAAACAGCAAGTTCAAGTTTGATCTGGGGTCAAAG ATAGCTGATTTAAAGGTGGCACGTCAGCTGGGATCTGAAATAACTGCAAAGGGAGCAGCCCTGTTTGACCTGCTGGGGCTCGAAGAGGACCTGAGAGAGAGCAGGACGGCTGCGATAGCTAGACCGCTGgagatcacagagacagagagagctcTTACAGCAGCTGTCAAAGATGTCACG GAGAGCATCCAAAAGACAAAAGATCTGCTCAATAACGTATCGTCAGATGAGGCCAGTCTGGAGGCCAAAATCGAGAAGAAGAAACAGGACCTGGAGAGAAACCAGAAACGCTTACAAACTCTACAGAGCGTGCG TCCAGCCTTTATGGATGAATATGAGAAGATCGAGCAGGACCTGCAGAAGCAGTACCAGACCTACGTGGAGAAATTTCGTAACTTGAGCTTCCTGGAGCGGCAGCTAGATGACTATCACAGAGCTGAACAAGAACGCTTCGAG GAAGCAGAGATGGCAATGAAAATgagacaaaacaaattaaaagaggaggagaagaggcTCATGAGGAGTGGAG CAAGAGATGAAGACTCCGATGTGGACATACCAGAGGACGAAGGCTCTGACAGTGACATAGAGGACGGACAGCAGCCCCGACCacgacacacacagatatcag GTCGAGGTGGCGCTCGATTCATTGGCAGTATGAGGGGAGGAGACAGTGAAGAG TCAGAGGACAGTGAGATCGACGTAGACAATGATGATGAAGATGGTGAGGAAGAcgaagatgaggaggaagaggaaaacGAGGATCTGGATGAAGACAATGACAGTCTGGAGGGCTCCTCCACCAAACCTGGACGCTCAAACCGATTGCTGCACCCACAAATCCTTGAGGAGAGCGATAATGACTTTTAA